A section of the Delphinus delphis chromosome 1, mDelDel1.2, whole genome shotgun sequence genome encodes:
- the CDKN2C gene encoding cyclin-dependent kinase 4 inhibitor C, with protein MAEPWGNELASAAARGDLEQLTSLLQNNVNVNAQNGFGRTALQVMKLGNPEIARRLLLRGANPDLKDRTGFAVIHDAARAGFLDTLQTLLEFQADVNIEDNEGNLPLHLAAKEGHLPVVEFLVKHTACKVGHRNHQGDTACDLARLYRRNEVVSLMEGNRAEGAANLQ; from the exons ATGGCCGAGCCTTGGGGGAACGAGTTGGCGTCCGCAGCTGCCAGGGGGGACCTAGAGCAACTTACTAGTTTGTTGCAAAATAATGTAAACGTCAATGCACAAAATGGATTTGGAAGAACTGCGCTGCAG gtTATGAAACTTGGAAATCCCGAGATTGCCAGGAGACTACTACTTAGAGGTGCTAATCCCGATTTGAAAGACCGAACTGGTTTCGCTGTCATTCACGATGCAGCCAGAGCAGGTTTCCTGGACACTTTACAGACTTTGCTGGAGTTTCAAGCTGATGTTAACATCGAGGATAATGAAGGGAACCTGCCCTTGCACTTGGCTGCCAAAGAAGGCCACCTCCCCGTGGTGGAGTTCCTTGTGAAGCACACGGCCTGCAAAGTGGGGCATCGGAACCATCAGGGGGACACCGCCTGCGACTTGGCCAGGCTCTACCGGAGAAACGAGGTCGTTAGCCTGATGGAGGGAAACCGGGCGGAGGGAGCTGCGAATCTGCAATGA